The genomic DNA AAAATAACCCCAAGCGCCAAGCCGCAGGCGAAAGGGAGCGTGCCCCCTCAGAATACCCTCCAAGGCGATCTTCAGGGCCTCCTCTTCATAGGGCCACTCGAAGGGCTGGCGCAGGTTCAGGTGAGGTGGGCCAAACCCCCGCACCCCGTGGCGGGCCTGCAAGCCTTCCAAAAAGGCCTGCAGGTCAGGGGGTGGCCACACCAGCACCCCGTACACGCCGCCAGTATACCCTGCCTCCCCAAAACGGCCTCTCAAGCCTCCTGTACCATGGAGGCGTGAGCCGCACCTACCTCTACCGCGGGCGCATCCTGAACCTAGCCCTGGAAGGGCGCTACGAGATCGTGGAGCACAAACCGGCGGTGGCCGTGATCGCCCTTCAGGAGGGCAAGATGCTCTTCGTGCGGCAGCCGCGCCCCGCCGTGGGCCTCGCCCCCTTGGAGATCCCGGCGGGGCTTATCGAGCCCGGGGAAGACCCCCTGGCGGCAGCCCAAAGGGAGCTCGCCGAGGAAACGGGGCTCACCGGGGACCTCACCTATCTCTTTAGCTTTTACGTCTCCCCAGGCTTCACCGACGAAAAGGCCTTCGTCTTCCTGGCGGAAAACCTGAGGGAAGCCCGGGCCACCCCCGACGAGGAGGAGGACATAGAGGTGGTCTGGCTAGACCCGGAGGAAGCCCTGGCCCTGCACCGTCGGGGCGAGGCGGAGTTTTCCGCCACAGGGCTTGTGGGGGTCCTCTACTACCATGCTTTTCTCCGAGGTCGCTGACGTTCCCAAGGGCGCCAAGGTGGTGGCCGTGGGCTCCTTTGACGGGGTGCATTTGGGCCAC from Thermus sp. LT1-2-5 includes the following:
- a CDS encoding NUDIX hydrolase; protein product: MSRTYLYRGRILNLALEGRYEIVEHKPAVAVIALQEGKMLFVRQPRPAVGLAPLEIPAGLIEPGEDPLAAAQRELAEETGLTGDLTYLFSFYVSPGFTDEKAFVFLAENLREARATPDEEEDIEVVWLDPEEALALHRRGEAEFSATGLVGVLYYHAFLRGR